A window of Pedobacter lusitanus contains these coding sequences:
- a CDS encoding c-type cytochrome, with translation MKGSTLAMNKNKIVAASFVVLALAVTTFSSCRNKNNPGLEYARNMYDHIAYDPDQPNKNFANGQTAQTPPANTSPVGFVKYEYANTKEGYEAAGLNLHNPLAKTPQNLLSGKHYFTVFCGPCHGEKGDGKGHLVQIEKFTGVPAYHGDAASSRGGMMKDLSEGKIYHTIMYGLNNMGSHASQLTPDQRWKVVMYVQQLQKIQ, from the coding sequence ATGAAAGGAAGTACATTAGCTATGAATAAGAATAAAATAGTTGCAGCCTCATTTGTTGTTCTTGCACTGGCTGTTACAACATTTTCGTCTTGCAGGAATAAGAATAACCCGGGTTTGGAGTATGCGAGGAATATGTATGATCATATTGCTTATGATCCTGACCAGCCAAACAAAAACTTTGCAAACGGACAAACTGCACAAACGCCTCCTGCCAACACAAGTCCTGTAGGATTTGTGAAGTATGAGTACGCAAATACTAAAGAAGGTTATGAAGCCGCAGGTTTAAATCTGCACAATCCTTTAGCTAAGACTCCACAGAACTTATTATCCGGTAAACATTATTTTACTGTATTCTGCGGACCTTGTCACGGTGAAAAAGGAGATGGTAAAGGTCACCTTGTTCAAATTGAGAAATTTACAGGCGTACCGGCTTATCATGGTGATGCAGCTTCGTCCCGTGGTGGTATGATGAAAGATTTATCAGAAGGTAAAATCTATCACACTATCATGTACGGTTTAAATAACATGGGGTCACATGCTTCTCAACTTACTCCTGATCAAAGATGGAAAGTTGTGATGTATGTTCAACAATTACAAAAAATACAATAG
- a CDS encoding cytochrome c oxidase subunit II, with protein MSLRKFISNKTIAALAVIVTVFANTSAFAQEAAAGAAAAAAKKPIDMFPVYKSAAFYTLLFLLLCLFIAIVGKAMRVYELTREAQDKPAGINWNTINGVLFVIFLIVGLYGVYFEYTVHGSMILPDAASEHGKKIDQMFNITLILTTIVFIGTHLVLFLFSYFYKNSGKRKAYYYPHNNALERIWTIVPALVLTVLVLMGFLTWRSIFYKIEDPNNKPLNIEITSQQFAWTIRYPGADKIVGKKNYKLITGTNGLGMDFNDKDNLDDQMAEEMVIPVNKPVRLILTSKDVLHSFYMPNFRIQLNTVPGMTSYFEFTPTITTADMQTKVNDPAFKYLFYCSKICGSGHYNMQKVVRVVSQAEYDAWIVKQPKFINNELRKQFNLPIVPEPAAAPAAAAPADSTAKAATEAPAVAMNKPALKK; from the coding sequence ATGAGTTTAAGAAAATTTATAAGCAATAAGACAATAGCGGCTCTGGCAGTAATTGTTACTGTGTTTGCAAATACAAGCGCATTTGCACAAGAAGCTGCCGCCGGTGCTGCCGCTGCGGCTGCCAAAAAACCTATTGATATGTTCCCGGTCTACAAGTCGGCAGCATTCTATACCCTGTTATTTTTACTGCTTTGCTTGTTTATAGCAATAGTTGGTAAAGCTATGCGTGTATATGAATTAACACGTGAAGCTCAGGATAAACCTGCAGGAATCAACTGGAATACTATTAATGGTGTTCTCTTTGTGATTTTCTTAATCGTTGGATTGTACGGTGTTTATTTTGAATATACAGTTCACGGAAGTATGATTCTTCCTGATGCTGCTTCCGAGCATGGTAAGAAAATCGATCAGATGTTTAACATTACACTGATCCTGACAACTATCGTGTTTATCGGTACTCACCTTGTATTATTCCTGTTCTCTTATTTCTATAAGAACTCAGGTAAAAGAAAAGCTTATTACTACCCACACAATAATGCATTGGAGCGTATCTGGACAATTGTTCCGGCTTTAGTACTGACTGTACTGGTATTAATGGGATTCCTTACCTGGAGATCAATCTTCTATAAAATTGAAGATCCGAATAACAAGCCATTGAACATTGAGATTACTTCTCAGCAGTTTGCATGGACTATCCGTTATCCGGGAGCTGATAAAATTGTAGGTAAGAAAAACTATAAACTGATTACCGGAACGAATGGTTTAGGTATGGACTTTAATGATAAGGACAACCTTGACGATCAGATGGCAGAAGAAATGGTTATTCCTGTCAACAAACCAGTAAGATTGATTCTGACCAGTAAAGATGTATTGCATAGTTTCTACATGCCTAACTTCAGAATTCAGTTAAATACTGTTCCTGGTATGACTTCTTATTTTGAATTCACGCCAACTATTACTACTGCTGATATGCAGACTAAAGTAAATGATCCAGCATTTAAGTACCTGTTCTATTGCTCGAAAATCTGCGGATCTGGTCACTATAATATGCAAAAGGTTGTTAGAGTTGTATCTCAGGCTGAATATGATGCCTGGATAGTTAAACAACCTAAGTTTATCAATAACGAGTTGAGAAAGCAGTTTAACCTGCCAATCGTACCAGAACCAGCAGCTGCACCAGCGGCGGCAGCTCCAGCTGATAGTACAGCTAAAGCTGCTACTGAAGCTCCTGCTGTAGCAATGAATAAACCGGCTTTAAAAAAATAA
- a CDS encoding DUF3341 domain-containing protein has product MSNIKYILGSFGDPDEMMHGIEKLQENNIKIHDVYTPMPIHGIEAKLGVKRSRLDILAFFCGITGTVSAFALIYLTSVVDWKHNIGGKPAFALPDFIPIMFEVTILFCAFGLVGSYYASTHLFPGRAPRVMDLRATDDRFIIAVDAQENGDHGKIDGLLKEAGALEVKHNERKYISYE; this is encoded by the coding sequence ATGAGTAATATCAAATATATTTTAGGCAGTTTTGGCGATCCTGACGAAATGATGCATGGCATCGAAAAGTTACAGGAGAACAACATTAAAATCCATGATGTTTATACGCCTATGCCTATCCACGGCATCGAAGCCAAATTAGGAGTTAAAAGATCAAGATTGGATATCCTTGCATTTTTCTGCGGGATAACCGGAACTGTATCAGCATTTGCACTGATCTATCTTACTTCGGTAGTAGATTGGAAACACAATATTGGTGGTAAACCAGCATTCGCATTACCGGATTTTATTCCGATTATGTTTGAGGTAACTATTTTATTCTGTGCATTTGGATTAGTTGGATCTTACTATGCATCTACTCACCTTTTCCCGGGAAGAGCACCAAGAGTAATGGATTTAAGAGCCACAGATGACAGATTTATTATTGCTGTTGATGCTCAGGAAAACGGAGATCACGGTAAAATTGACGGATTATTAAAAGAAGCTGGTGCTTTAGAAGTTAAGCACAATGAAAGGAAGTACATTAGCTATGAATAA
- the nrfD gene encoding NrfD/PsrC family molybdoenzyme membrane anchor subunit gives MSGHNESILREPLITGNDITYAKITDDILMPVENKPNRAWWIGFIVSLMGATLWLVAVSYTFWNGIGSWGLNKTVGWAWDITGFVWWVGIGHAGTLISAVLLLFRQNWRNSINRSAEAMTIFAVICAATYVVSHMGRPWLAYWVLPLPNQFGSLWVNFNSPLVWDMFAISTYFSVSLLFWYTGLLPDIATIRDRATGLRRRIYSIFSFGWNGNVKTWQRFETVSLILAGISTPLVLSVHTIVSMDFATSVIPGWHTTIFPPYFVAGAIFSGFAMVLTLLLVARKVLGLENYITMFHIESMNKIIILTGSIVGVAYITEFFIAWYSGSEYEAYAFINRSTGPYWWAYWMMMTCNVISPQLLWFKKIRLSIPATWILSIVVNIGMWFERFVIIVTSLHRDYLPSSWAMFYPTWVDVSVFVGSIGVFFTLFLLFLRVLPSIAIAEVKLLLKTSSEQAKLEQIKEGHLDKTHVKEYVESLEKFDSVKQEEYAKI, from the coding sequence ATATCTTAATGCCAGTTGAGAATAAGCCGAACAGGGCCTGGTGGATAGGTTTTATAGTTTCCCTGATGGGAGCGACCTTATGGTTAGTTGCAGTAAGTTATACTTTCTGGAACGGTATCGGATCATGGGGTCTGAACAAAACTGTAGGATGGGCATGGGATATCACCGGTTTCGTATGGTGGGTAGGTATTGGTCACGCAGGAACACTGATTTCGGCGGTATTATTACTCTTCCGTCAGAACTGGCGTAACTCCATTAACAGATCGGCAGAGGCGATGACAATTTTCGCCGTTATCTGTGCCGCAACGTATGTTGTTTCCCACATGGGAAGACCTTGGTTAGCTTACTGGGTATTACCTTTACCGAATCAGTTTGGTTCATTATGGGTAAACTTTAACTCACCACTGGTTTGGGATATGTTTGCGATCTCTACTTACTTCTCTGTATCCTTATTATTCTGGTATACAGGTTTATTACCAGATATTGCTACTATCCGTGACCGTGCGACAGGTTTACGCCGCAGAATTTATTCTATCTTCTCTTTCGGATGGAATGGTAACGTTAAAACATGGCAGCGTTTTGAGACTGTGTCTCTGATCCTTGCCGGTATCTCTACACCACTGGTACTTTCGGTACACACGATTGTATCCATGGACTTTGCTACCTCGGTTATTCCGGGATGGCACACTACAATTTTCCCTCCATACTTCGTGGCTGGTGCGATCTTCTCTGGTTTCGCCATGGTATTAACCTTATTACTGGTTGCACGTAAAGTATTGGGTCTTGAAAACTACATCACCATGTTCCACATTGAATCGATGAATAAAATCATCATTCTTACAGGATCGATCGTGGGTGTGGCTTACATCACTGAGTTTTTTATCGCCTGGTATTCAGGTTCAGAATATGAAGCATATGCCTTCATCAACCGTTCAACCGGTCCATACTGGTGGGCTTACTGGATGATGATGACTTGTAACGTAATTTCTCCGCAGTTACTGTGGTTCAAGAAAATCCGTTTGAGCATACCTGCAACATGGATCTTATCTATCGTGGTAAACATCGGTATGTGGTTTGAGCGTTTCGTAATTATCGTTACCTCTTTACACCGTGATTATCTTCCATCAAGCTGGGCGATGTTCTATCCGACATGGGTAGACGTGAGTGTCTTTGTAGGTTCAATCGGGGTATTCTTTACTTTATTCCTGTTGTTCTTAAGAGTTCTGCCTTCAATTGCAATTGCAGAGGTGAAACTGTTACTTAAAACTTCAAGTGAGCAAGCGAAACTTGAGCAGATTAAAGAAGGTCATCTGGACAAAACTCACGTTAAGGAATATGTTGAGTCTTTAGAGAAATTTGATAGTGTTAAACAAGAAGAATACGCAAAAATATAA
- a CDS encoding cytochrome c oxidase subunit I yields the protein MSTITLHDTHNNDHHDGHDHGHHKETFITKYIFSQDHKMIAKQFLITGIVMAVIAMGLSILFRLQLAWPDKSFPILETFLGKWAEGGRIKPDFYLALVTIHGTIMVFFVLTAGLSGTFSNLLIPLQLGVRDMASPFMNMLSYWLFFIACIVMMSSFFIETGPASAGWTVYPPLSAIPKAISGSGLGMTLWLISMVLFVASQLMGGINYVSTVLNMRTKGMDLWKMPLTIWAFLLTAILGILSFPVLVAGVVLLIFDRSFGTSFYLSDIVMGTQVLPNEGGSPILWQHLFWFLGHPEVYIVIMPALGISSEVISVNSRKPIFGYHAMVYSLIGITILSFIVWGHHMFVTGMNPLLGGVFMITTLIIAVPSAVKTFNYLATLWRGNIRFTPAMLCAIGMVSFFISGGLTGIFLGNASLDINLHDTYFVVAHFHLVMGSAAIFGMLAGVYHWYPKMFGRMLNAKLGYLHFWVTFICAYLVFFPLHFLGLDGVPRRYYAFTEFEFMQKWVTVNIFVTWAAIVAALAQVAFLFNFFYSIFKGKKAPQNPWESNTLEWTTPVERIHGNWPGEIPTVYRWPYDYSKPGADQDFIPQTVPYSQTMSSNMPHDFEGNAESERIQREWEEKQAKEKAILD from the coding sequence ATGTCAACTATAACATTACACGATACACATAACAACGATCACCATGACGGTCACGATCATGGGCATCACAAAGAAACGTTTATAACGAAATACATTTTTAGCCAGGATCACAAGATGATCGCTAAACAGTTTTTGATAACTGGTATCGTTATGGCGGTTATTGCAATGGGATTGTCTATTTTATTCCGTTTGCAACTGGCATGGCCAGATAAGAGCTTCCCGATTCTTGAAACATTTTTAGGTAAATGGGCAGAAGGTGGAAGGATCAAACCTGATTTTTATCTTGCACTGGTAACCATACATGGTACCATCATGGTATTCTTCGTATTGACCGCAGGATTGAGCGGTACCTTTAGTAACTTACTGATACCTCTTCAGCTTGGGGTACGGGATATGGCATCACCATTTATGAACATGCTTTCATACTGGTTATTCTTTATCGCCTGTATCGTTATGATGAGCTCATTCTTTATTGAAACAGGTCCTGCAAGTGCCGGATGGACAGTATATCCTCCGTTATCTGCTATTCCAAAAGCTATTTCAGGTTCAGGATTAGGTATGACCTTATGGTTAATCAGTATGGTTCTTTTTGTAGCTTCTCAGTTAATGGGTGGTATCAACTATGTAAGTACTGTATTAAACATGCGTACTAAAGGTATGGATCTTTGGAAAATGCCTTTAACTATCTGGGCTTTCTTATTAACAGCTATCTTAGGTATTTTATCATTCCCGGTTTTAGTAGCGGGTGTTGTATTATTAATTTTTGACCGTAGTTTCGGTACAAGTTTCTATTTATCTGATATCGTAATGGGTACTCAGGTATTACCAAACGAAGGTGGTTCTCCAATCTTATGGCAGCATTTATTCTGGTTCCTTGGTCACCCTGAGGTATACATCGTAATTATGCCTGCTTTGGGTATCTCTTCTGAGGTTATCTCTGTAAACTCCAGAAAACCAATCTTTGGTTACCATGCGATGGTTTACTCACTGATCGGTATTACTATCCTTTCATTTATCGTATGGGGTCACCATATGTTCGTGACAGGTATGAATCCGTTATTGGGTGGTGTATTTATGATCACGACACTGATTATCGCTGTTCCTTCAGCAGTAAAAACTTTTAACTACTTAGCTACATTATGGCGCGGTAATATCAGGTTTACACCTGCTATGTTATGTGCTATTGGTATGGTTTCATTCTTTATCTCTGGTGGTTTAACCGGTATCTTCTTAGGTAATGCATCTTTGGATATTAACCTTCATGATACTTACTTCGTAGTTGCCCACTTCCACCTGGTTATGGGATCTGCAGCGATCTTTGGTATGCTTGCAGGTGTTTATCACTGGTATCCGAAAATGTTCGGCAGAATGTTAAATGCTAAATTAGGTTACCTTCACTTCTGGGTTACTTTCATCTGTGCTTACTTAGTATTCTTCCCGTTACACTTCTTAGGTTTAGATGGCGTACCACGTCGTTACTATGCTTTCACTGAATTTGAATTCATGCAGAAATGGGTTACAGTAAACATCTTTGTAACATGGGCAGCTATTGTAGCAGCTTTAGCTCAGGTGGCATTCCTGTTCAACTTCTTCTACTCAATTTTCAAAGGTAAAAAAGCACCTCAGAATCCATGGGAATCTAATACTTTAGAATGGACTACTCCGGTTGAGCGTATTCATGGTAACTGGCCGGGAGAAATTCCAACAGTATACCGTTGGCCATATGATTATAGTAAACCAGGTGCTGACCAGGATTTCATTCCTCAGACTGTACCTTATTCTCAGACCATGAGC